In Betta splendens chromosome 3, fBetSpl5.4, whole genome shotgun sequence, the genomic window TAAGGCCCTAATTTATTGTTGCAGATGTTTTAGGTGAAGGTTATTTTAATTTCTTGATATACTGCTGCATAGTTTATTCTCATAATTTTTATTAATCTGTTACAACACAATATTTTTACAGTTAGTCTTAATGTAATATATCGGACTTACTGAAGTTGCTAAATAAGTTTACAATGTTTGTTACCATAGGATGTAATGCAGTAATCATGATGTAATGCCTGGCCTGTAGCTCCACTCCGCCCTCTTCTGGTTGGTTTTAGGAACTGTTTCAATTCacaaaaaaatgaatgttattttaatttatagtGATTTAAGCTCGTTATTGCAGTAAAGTCGCGATCAAACATAAATTACGCCTTCCACTATTAACAAAAGTAATGCCTAAATTCTCTGATCTGATCATTTCCGTCGCCGTGTACCGGACGACCCCGCCCATGGCTGAAATTTAAATCTGGCGCCCATCGCAGCGCGGCTCCTCCCGGCTTTACTGCCCACCActccccttccctcccccgGGTGCTCGGTTAGCGCAGCCGCGGTCCCACTTGCGGGCCGCCATTTTGTGTTAGGCCCACTCTGCTAAAGCGGGAGAAAATTATTAGCGCGGCGCACTGCACGTACGGTCGTCACCGTGGAATCGAAGAGCCCGGCCGTCGGCACAGAGCTTCCAGGCGAATATAAGCGGGAAAAGAAGTGAACAGGGGTGAGTAAAGCCGAGTTATGGCCCCAAACACGGGGAGGTTTTTGTAGGAGCCGTCGTCCGCCTCTAGGTGTCACGGTAGGGCTTACCGGCCAGGCGGCTGGCGGGGGGTGTTTGTCTCCCTCTATCGTTATCCAAAATGCACTAAATCCGTCTATAAACCATAACTCTCCGTCTCAGTTGGGCGTTAAGGTGCTTTTAGGCAGGTATTGAGCGTCATCTGCGCAGGGATGGTTGTGTTTAGCAGCATTTCTGTTTAAACTTAGTTCAGGCCTGACGTCCATCTTATCGTgccctttgtttcctgttttctggcGTACGTTAGTCGCGCTTCCCGAGTTAACAACTACCACCACTTCTGTCTTAAGTAGTTTTATGCAATCCACACAAAAGTACGCAATATTTACACCGACGCAACGTAAAGTCTGGTCGAAAAGTTGTAAACGGTTGAATTAGTCGAACAAGTGTTTGTGTGGCGCCGAGCGGTTGATCGACTGCTTGTGATTGATACTATTTGTACAAGCGTGAACTCGTCAGTTTGTAAAAAGCTGCAAACTGTCGCGCGCCGCACTGGAAAAGACAGATAGTGTAAATGCGCTCGATACGGTTTATATAAAGTAACTAAATACAGTTACTCGACCGTTTAACGTTACCCGCCACAGGTTCGGCGTGTTCTACTTCACTTGGTCTGAGCTTGGTCACTTCTACTCCACTGCACCTCAGTAGtttgcacagacagaaagagaactCCAGGTACTAGTTACTAGTTAGTTAAAGTAATCTATTACATCGAGAGGAGCGGCCGCTTTCACGCACTAGATACAACCGTCACATGTCGCAGACACGCACGAAGTCAGCGAAGTAGAAAGTACTTCACTAAAGATGCATTGAAGTACAGTAAGAAACGGGTTTCTGTAGCTATTAGTTAACCGGGTAACTAAAAACTTAATACTACTATATTTACACAGTGAAGGATACAAGCActtacaacaataacaatagtTAGCAATGTGTAGTTAGTTATGTGCACTGCATTTACTCACCTGAAGTGCATCCTGGTGTATTTGGGAAAGTGACACAATAAAGACTCTTGCACATCTTTTCTTTAAAAGGTTTTAGTTGGCCTGTTGCCATGGAAGGCGACGTCGTTTCCATGGATACCAGTCAGGCTGCTGCCCTGGGTCCTGAGGGAAAGGGCCTGCCGGTGAGTGGAGAGGCCCTGATGCAAGGGACGGCGATGGCGCCACAGGGGGAGGTGGCCGGTAACATGGagatgatggtgatggatgCTCTTGATCCAACTTTGCTGCAAATGAAGACAGAGGTGTTAGAGGGCGGCAGCACGATTGTTACTGGTGGAGATGAGGGTCAGATCATCACACTCCAGGTCAGTATGCGCTGCGCTGTAGACTATCTTACCTGGCCTTGCTGTGACATGTAATCTGCGTGATTGTGGTGAAAATGTTGATCGATTTGAATTTTTAACGCAGGTGGTGAATATGGAAGAGCAGGCAGGTGCTGCATTAGGCCTGGGTCAGCTTCAGCTGGTGCAGGTACCTGTCACAACAGCAACTGTGGAGGGACTCCAGGCCACTTATGTTGATGGATCAGGTAACAAGGATGCCGAGCCAGTGATCTGTCACACTCTTCCTCTGCCCGAAGGCTTCCAGGTAAGAAACAGTCTTTATCTTTTGTGTAGCAAGTCTAGTTGTTTAGTTAGTTATGTTTTCTGGCACATGGTACTCGTTAAGAGtaatgtgatgttttcctttttagGTGGTGAAGGTGGGAGCCAATGGTGAAGTGGAgactgtggagcaggaggagctccaGGCAGCTCATGAGGAGCTTCAGGGAACAAGAGCAGATGTGGACGAGGACGAAGAAGAGCCAGCTGAAGTAGAACCCCCCGAGCCTCAACAAGAAGACCCAGAATGGTCTAAGGATCCAGACTACCAACCCATCACCGCTGTCCGTAAAGGAAAGAAGGGAAAGAAGAGTCGTCTGCGATATGCAGGGGGAGATCGTGACATGGATGTCTCAGTGTATGACTttgaagaagagcagcaggaggggcTGCTCTCAGAGGTGAATGCTGAGAAGGTTGTGGGCAACATGAAGCCACCAAAGCCCACCAAGATCAAGAAAAAAGGTTGGATTGCAACTCttattgtgtatatatgtgCTTCCATAGTCTCTAAACATTCTGTTAGGGGGAAGAAATGAACATTTGCACTTACTTATCTCCCTTCTGTGTCTAGGTGTGAAGAAGACCTTCCAGTGTGAGCTGTGTAGCTACACCTGCCCAAGGCGCTCCAACTTGGACCGACACATGAAGAGCCACACCGATGAGAGGCCACACAAATGCCACTTGTGTGGAAGAGCCTTCAGGACAGTCACGCTGCTGAGAAaccacctgaacacacacacaggtattcATTTAGTCTTCTGGTAATGATTtgtcaagttaaaaaaaaaaaaagtaaatcaactctgcttttcttcatttcaaAATGTAACCGTAGTTATCTTTATAATTTAAGGTACTCGGCCACATAAATGCACAGATTGTGACATGGCATTTGTGACCAGTGGTGAGTTGGTGCGTCACCGtcgctacaaacacacacatgagaaGCCCTTCAAGTGCTCTATGTGTGATTATTCCAGTGTGGAGGTAAAAAGTCTCAGAAGCCGCTGTCAAATTTTTAATTCCACTGTGTGGGAGAGATTATTTAAATGTTGCTGGCTCAATCTTTGCAGGTGAGCAAATTAAAAAGGCACATTCGCTCACATACTGGGGAGCGACCCTTCCAGTGCAGCCTGTGCAGCTATGCCAGCAGAGATACTTACAAGCTGAAGAGACACATGAGGACACATTCAGGTGAGGCTCTTGAAGCATAGTTAATCTCCTGTTTGAATGTGTACCTCATTCAAATTCGCATCTTCTGTTTTCCTGTGCAGGTGAGAAGCCATACGAGTGCTACATCTGCCACGCTCGTTTCACACAGAGCGGCACCATGAAGATGCAcatcctgcagaaacacacagagaacgTGGCCAAGTTCCACTGCCCACACTGTGATACTGTCATTGCACGCAAGAGTGACCTTGGTATGTTTATATCAGAATCTTtgtctttattctttattcagaccagtctgaatgtttgactaattCATGTGATATAAATCTTTCTTAGGCGTTCACTTGAGGAAGCAGCACTCTTTCATTGAGACCGGAAAGAAGTGTCGTTACTGTGATGCTGTGTTTCATGAGCGCTATGCTCTCATCCAGCACCAGAAAACTCACAAGAATGAAAAACGTTTCAAGTGTGACCAGTGTGACTACTGCTGCAGACAGGTTTGTGTCCATGTGGTATATGTGTAATATACGGCCTAAGCTACTTTATTTTACCGCTAAactgttctcttttttttttttttttaaaccacaggAACGACACATGATCAtgcacaagcgcacacacacaggggagaaGCCATTTGCTTGTA contains:
- the LOC114852271 gene encoding transcriptional repressor CTCF-like, which produces MEGDVVSMDTSQAAALGPEGKGLPVSGEALMQGTAMAPQGEVAGNMEMMVMDALDPTLLQMKTEVLEGGSTIVTGGDEGQIITLQVVNMEEQAGAALGLGQLQLVQVPVTTATVEGLQATYVDGSGNKDAEPVICHTLPLPEGFQVVKVGANGEVETVEQEELQAAHEELQGTRADVDEDEEEPAEVEPPEPQQEDPEWSKDPDYQPITAVRKGKKGKKSRLRYAGGDRDMDVSVYDFEEEQQEGLLSEVNAEKVVGNMKPPKPTKIKKKGVKKTFQCELCSYTCPRRSNLDRHMKSHTDERPHKCHLCGRAFRTVTLLRNHLNTHTGTRPHKCTDCDMAFVTSGELVRHRRYKHTHEKPFKCSMCDYSSVEVSKLKRHIRSHTGERPFQCSLCSYASRDTYKLKRHMRTHSGEKPYECYICHARFTQSGTMKMHILQKHTENVAKFHCPHCDTVIARKSDLGVHLRKQHSFIETGKKCRYCDAVFHERYALIQHQKTHKNEKRFKCDQCDYCCRQERHMIMHKRTHTGEKPFACSQCEKTFRQKQLLDMHFKRYHDPNFIPTAFVCSKCSKTFTRRNTMLRHADNCTGDATGDENGTPSPKKSRRGRKRKMQTRRDDDDDDDDDDTEGDLEEAEEEDDDLLAEIEVEQAPPVVPIPAPVEPPVKRKRGRPPKNKPNMTAIIRVEDEVTGEVDDIIVKKEVGAEQDDHEEVVVGAGDATIRMEELSQEEGTAQEEQLSGAPPNGDLTPEMILSMMDR